A genomic segment from Nicotiana sylvestris chromosome 1, ASM39365v2, whole genome shotgun sequence encodes:
- the LOC104241376 gene encoding polyadenylate-binding protein RBP47, whose translation MNGGDMNQQQQQQQQQQQQQQQQQQQWMAMQQYQQQWMAMQYPAAAMAMQQQMMYGQQYMPYYQQHQQQQNMQQSPTQIQSSSEDNKTIWIGDLQQWMDESYLHSCFSQAGEVISVKIIRNKQTGQSERYGFVEFNTHAAAEKVLQSYNGTMMPSAEQPFRLNWAGFSTGEKRAETGSDFSIFVGDLASDVTDTMLRDTFASRYPSLKGAKVVVDANTGHSKGYGFVRFGDESERSRAMTEMNGVYCSSRAMRIGVATPKKPSAQQQYSSQAVILSGGYASNGAATHGSQSDGDSSNTTIFVGGLDSEVTDEELRQSFNQFGEVVSVKIPAGKGCGFVQFSDRSSAQEAIQKLSGAIIGKQAVRLSWGRSPANKQMRTDSGSQWNGGYNGRQNYGGYGYGASQNQDSGMYATGAAYGASSNGYGNHQQPVS comes from the exons ATGAACGGAGGAGATATgaatcagcaacagcagcagcaacaacaacaacagcagcaacaacaacaacaacaacaacagtggatGGCGATGCAGCAGTATCAGCAGCAATGGATGGCGATGCAGTATCCAGCAGCAGCAATGGCGATGCAGCAACAGATGATGTATGGTCAGCAATACATGCCTTACTATCAACAACATCAACAGCAGCAGAATATGCAGCAGTCTCCTACTCAGATTCAGAGCTCATCTGAAGATAATAAAACGATCTGGATTGGCGATCTTCAGCAGTGGATGGATGAAAGTTATCTTCATTCTTGCTTTTCTCAAGCTGGCGAG GTTATTTCTGTGAAAATTATTCGAAACAAGCAGACTGGTCAATCAGAGCGTTATGGATTTGTTGAGTTCAATACTCACGCAGCAGCGGAGAAAGTGCTACAGAGCTACAATGGCACTATGATGCCAAGTGCAGAGCAACCCTTCCGTTTAAACTGGGCAGGCTTTAGCACTGGTGAAAAGCGTGCAGAAACTGGTTCTGATTTCTCGATTTTTGTAGGAGATTTGGCTTCTGATGTTACTGATACAATGTTGCGTGACACGTTTGCTAGTAGATATCCATCTCTTAAAGGTGCAAAAGTAGTAGTAGATGCAAACACAGGCCACTCAAAAGGCTATGGCTTTGTAAGGTTTGGTGATGAAAGCGAGAGGTCTCGGGCCATGACCGAGATGAATGGTGTATATTGTTCCAGCAGGGCCATGCGTATTGGTGTTGCAACCCCAAAGAAACCATCAGCACAGCAACAATATTCTTCCCAAG CTGTGATATTATCTGGTGGATATGCATCAAATGGTGCTGCAACCCATGGATCCCAGTCTGATGGTGATTCATCAAACACTACA ATTTTTGTTGGAGGACTTGATTCTGAAGTCACTGATGAGGAACTTAGGCAATCCTTTAATCAGTTTGGAGAAGTGGTCTCCGTGAAAATACCTGCTGGAAAAGGATGTGGTTTTGTACAATTTTCTGACAG GAGCTCTGCACAGGAAGCGATACAGAAATTAAGTGGAGCAATAATTGGCAAGCAGGCAGTTCGTCTTTCCTGGGGGCGAAGTCCAGCAAACAAGCAG ATGAGAACTGATTCTGGTAGTCAATGGAATGGGGGTTATAATGGAAGGCAAAATTATGGAGGATATGGATATGGCGCATCGCAAAATCAGGATTCTGGCATGTATGCTACTGGAGCAGCTTACGGAGCATCCTCTAATGGATACGGGAATCACCAGCAGCCTGTTAGCTGA
- the LOC138877365 gene encoding uncharacterized protein, with protein sequence MHTREIRYKVLNHINDILHSMGRDINEFELTQGKIQSSAIAKEAKYVHFERNIIVNEKDLLLPYKLNIEQKRAYNIILDTIFSNKPRAFFIDGPSGTGKSFLYRALLATVRHKGFIALATASSGVAASLLPGGRTAHS encoded by the coding sequence ATGCATACAAGAGAAATTCGTTACAAAGTGCTAAATCATATTAATGATATTCTTCATTCAATGGGTCGTGATATCAACGAATTTGAACTAACTCAAGGCAAAATTCAATCATCTGCAATAGCTAAAGAAGCTAAATATGTACATTTTGAAAGGAATATTATCGTTAATGAAAAAGATCTACTATTACCATATAAACTAAATATTGAACAAAAAAGAGCTTACAATATAATCCTTGATACAATATTCTCAAATAAACCCAGAGCATTCTTCATTGATGGTCCAAGCGGAACTGGAAAAAGCTTTTTATATCGTGCCTTATTAGCTACAGTGAGACATAAAGGATTTATAGCATTAGCGACTGCGAGTTCAGGTGTTGCTGCTTCCCTTCTTCCTGGAGGCCGAACTGCTCATTCCTGA